CAGCTGATGCAACCACGCCGCTCAGGCGAGCCACCCCGTGATCGCAATCGATTTCGACCGGATGTCCATTCGCCACACCATCGGTTGCGAGCGCGGTCTTGATTTTGGTTATCAGCGCGGCATCCTCCGCCTCCTCGGCTGGGTCCTGGTAGTGGTGCACACCCTTCGCTGTGAACGCTCTCCTTGTTCAGAGTAATCGAGCTGTTCGTGACCTCCTTGGGCGACATCGGGGCGGGAGATGCCACCTGGGTCCACGCTGTTGCGCAAGCTAAAGCCCCTTCGACAACGCCAGCGACTACTCCACTTATAGTATTCTTGCTAACAGTCATACTTTCGCTCCGTTTTTCTGAGCAAGTTCTGTTGAGCGGTGGTCGACAAGCGCCGTACCTCGCCACTGGGGATTATCAGCTAACTATTTAGCCAACCACCGGTAGCGTATAGCGACTAATAGTTGCTGCCCTGGTAGGTTCTTTTTTCGTAGGTCGTCGACTCGGAGCTAGATGACGGACTCCAAGAATTTGGGGTCACCGTGGTCGACTGACTCTTGTACGACGATGTGCTCTCTTGGGTTGAATTGGTGGCCGGTTGGCCAGTCGTAACGGTCTGTGTTCGCGCAGTCGTCGTTACGACCGGCGGGGCAACTACAACAGGAGCCGGCTGAACAACCACGTTCGCGGGGGGACTCGGTACGTATGTGGTTTCTTTCGTCTCACTGCTACAGCCGGCAACCAGTAGGAAACCCGAA
The window above is part of the Candidatus Binataceae bacterium genome. Proteins encoded here:
- a CDS encoding BON domain-containing protein, which translates into the protein MHHYQDPAEEAEDAALITKIKTALATDGVANGHPVEIDCDHGVARLSGVVASAEDAKHAAQVAAAVPGIRGVDNKLTWR